CCCCGGAAACTAATTATCGCCCCCTATTTTTTACAAAGCCGCAATGGAAAATAATTATATAGAAAATTATCCGTTTGTAGAAACCACAAGGATTATTTATATATGGATAATTTCTTTTGATATCGCGGTTAAGGAGATAGTATTTACTGAACTTATCGCTATTGATAATCAAATAACAGTTTGGTATTGGAATGGACATACATGGTATAAACATCAACGAATTACACTTTTGATACAAATGCGTTTTCCACTTTTTTTTCGCAACAAAATTTATGTTCTAGATGGAAAAGGCAACTCCTATTTTGTTTCAGATAAATTAAATTTCATCGCCCAATTCAACTTGAATTACCTCAAACAATATTGGTTGATAATAGGGATAATAATACCATAAATTATATTCAAGCGACAGATTATCCAACTCAATTATCGATAAAACAAATTATTTCCAGGAACAAATAAATTACTTTGTATGAAAAAATACTTATTTGCCATAATTGCCTGTTTGACTTTAGTGAATGCAAAAGCTGATGATGTTACAGCACTAGTTACACCTGCCACAGCGGGCTTTACCAATGGTGCTATTACATTAACTATTGCAGGTGGTTTTGCACCATATACCTTTAGCTGGACTGGTCCTGATGGATTTACATCTACACTGCAGGATTTAACAGCATTGGCTCCTGGTGAACATATTGTGTTAATGTCACAGATAATTATTGCGGAACAACAACAGTTTGTGTTATGTGACTGATGCCAACCAATGCGCATAACCAACTTCAACCTGTTGAGATACATGTTACACCAAATCCTTTTAATGCATATTTAACCATTGATATTCATACGCTTTCAGGGTTTGATGCAGTTGTTAAAATTGTTGATTTAGAAGGGAAAGAAGTTGTCAATCAATCTACCATATTAATTTCCGGAATAAATAAAGTTGTTATTGAGGAATTAAATAACCTTCCTGCTGGTAATTATTCGATATTTATTTTAAATCAAGCTCAAATTTCAGGCAGCTCAATTATTACTAAAATGTAATTATAAATTTAATATTGCGCTTCCATCCGGTATTGAATTTTATGTTGTTTTGTTAGTAAGTGTCATCACTTTTCTGGCTCCTATTGTCGGCTGTATTTACTTATTCATGAAGGTAAAAAAGTTGAAAAAGGAAATTGAAAAATTACAGCGAAAAGTCGCTGGTTTAGAACTAAAACGAGTTGAAACATTCCATGAAAACAATTCAAACCGCAACACTGATTTAGTAAGTTTTTCCCAAAAAGTAAGGTCTGTCATTTTTAACCAACCTTACTTTATACCATTTCACCCATCAATTTTAAGGTTAATTAGTGGTTGAAAACATGCACTAATCTTCAATCTCAGGGCTTTTTAGTAAGGAAAACTCAGAAACTTGCTGTATTTTTATGCTGGTTTTTTATGTTTCAGAACAGGCAAATATTCAACAAGTGCAAATCCTTACTGGTATTGGGTTTAGTCGTGCATAACATGAATGCTTCAAGTTATTTGCCCAACCTGCAGCTTGGAACACAAACAGTAAATGGCGCCTATTTGTCCTATCCACTCACCTGATTTAGGTATTTTCCGACAAGCTCGCGTTCAGGCAACCAGTTCAGCTTTAAGTGGAACAAGAAATTGGGAGTTTCACGAAGCACCTTCGATTATGACCCTGCCTTACGTCCTTACAGGGGATTGACATTAGCCGGTTATAACATGAATATATTCCCGACTGGAGGAACCGCTGCGGCATTGTTTAATACCGATTTGGCGGAAGTGCCGGACTTATGCCGACTATTGCCAATGGCTACTATTATACATTTAATGTCACCGAATATAGCATACCGGTGTTCCTCAAAACGAATACATGGGTGTTGTGGAAACGAGTTATGACCCGGTAGTTATTACTTCTGTGGTGCAATCGCCTGCTGCAGGTGCCGTTTATCCGGAAAATAGTGTTTATGTTACAGTTACCACCGCTGCCATTCCTTCACCCGGTGAAAATGTGTTTGTGAGGTATTCTACCTCAGTTAATTTTTTAACATCCTCACTTTTAGAAGTCACCATGGTAGGAAACACGGGTATAGTAGAAATACCTTGTGCCGGTGCCACTACTACAATTTATTATTATGCTTACACCAGCAATAGAACAGGTACCGCAATTTTAACCGATGTTGGGGTTACCGGACAACGTGCTCATGATATGAGTACGTTAAATGTCAACAACAATGGCGGTCCTAATTATTCATACCTACTGTATTACCGAGTATAGGGTTTTGTGGCGATTATTATGTGCCATCGGTTTGTTATCCAACAATTAATTCATTTGTTAATGCACTCAACTCCCGGAAGCGTAAGTTGTGATGTAGTTTGTTATGTTGCTACGGACATTCCAAAACAGCTCCCGTAGGCGGAATAAATTTAACACAAACCGGCACGCTGCAAATACCATTACTTTTCAAAAAATAGGCGGGGGGCTAATCCTATAATTTATGCCCTGTAGGAACTGTGACCTTAAATGGTATTTCAACGGTTGCAGATGGCGTATTCTCATTAAATGGAAGCGATTATATCACCATCGATGGAATTGATATTGTCGACAACAATGTATCTGGTCCGGCGACAATGGAATATGGTTATGCGTTATATAAAAACCGGAGCAACTGACGGATGTTCTTATAACATAATAAAAAATTTGCATGATTACTTTGTCGCGACTAAATGTTTCGGTCGGTCCTACGACTTTTCAATCGGAAGCAGGGGGTATTTTTTGGCAAATTATAAAGAACGGCATTGAATACTTCATTAATAATTAGCACCATAGCAGGAAGAAGTGACGGAAACAGTTTTTAAGTAATACTATTTCTAATGTATTCACCGGAATAATTTTGCGTGGATATTATGATTCGAGTCCTTCTACTTATTT
This portion of the Bacteroidota bacterium genome encodes:
- a CDS encoding SprB repeat-containing protein codes for the protein MKKYLFAIIACLTLVNAKADDVTALVTPATAGFTNGAITLTIAGGFAPYTFSWTGPDGFTSTLQDLTALAPGEHIVLMSQIIIAEQQQFVLCD
- a CDS encoding T9SS type A sorting domain-containing protein, whose protein sequence is MPTNAHNQLQPVEIHVTPNPFNAYLTIDIHTLSGFDAVVKIVDLEGKEVVNQSTILISGINKVVIEELNNLPAGNYSIFILNQAQISGSSIITKM